In a single window of the Triticum dicoccoides isolate Atlit2015 ecotype Zavitan unplaced genomic scaffold, WEW_v2.0 scaffold59865, whole genome shotgun sequence genome:
- the LOC119347148 gene encoding uncharacterized protein LOC119347148 isoform X2: MVGHCAPACHCPSPAAAFMPPVAVYHSRSTSNKARSSTAPLLEPRPRPAVVDDESHRKLRYFGVSGYMFTAAVIVAPSFWPDWQDSLTTAIVFSYTTAMILLLLKHWDNKEDQPARPRRCHEITWMFVVTGIMLISVVLMVSIFPAKWGHLAMIVFISLAAATFSFLLLNVWDAQHERERVQAASAGSEETSMDLA, encoded by the exons ATGGTCGGCCATTGCGCCCCGGCATGCCACTGCCCCTCGCCTGCAGCGGCATTCATGCCGCCCGTAGCCGTCTACCATTCGCGCTCGACAAGCAACAAAGCCAGATCTTCAACAGCGCCACTCCTGGAACCCAGGCCCAGACCTGCCGTCGTCGACGACGAATCTCACAGAAAGCTCCGG TACTTCGGCGTCTCCGGGTACATGTTCACGGCCGCCGTCATAGTGGCCCCGTCGTTTTGGCCCGATTGGCAAGACTCGCTCACCACCGCCATTGTGTTCTCCTACACCACGGCGATGATCCTCCTGCTTCTCAAACATTGGGACAATAAGGAAGACCAACCAGCAAGGCCAAGGCGATGCCATGAAATCACATGG ATGTTCGTGGTCACCGGGATCATGTTGATCTCCGTGGTGTTGATGGTCTCCATTTTCCCTGCTAAGTGGGGTCACCTGGCCATGATTGTGTTCATCTCCCTGGCGGCCGCCACGTTTAGTTTCTTGCTTCTCAATGTCTGGGATGCGCAACATGAAAGGGAACGGGTACAGGCTGCATCGGCAGGATCTGAAGAAACGTCCATGGATCTGGCCTAG
- the LOC119347148 gene encoding uncharacterized protein LOC119347148 isoform X1 — translation MVGHCAPACHCPSPAAAFMPPVAVYHSRSTSNKARSSTAPLLEPRPRPAVVDDESHRKLRYFGVSGYMFTAAVIVAPSFWPDWQDSLTTAIVFSYTTAMILLLLKHWDNKEDQPARPRRCHEITWVQMFVVTGIMLISVVLMVSIFPAKWGHLAMIVFISLAAATFSFLLLNVWDAQHERERVQAASAGSEETSMDLA, via the exons ATGGTCGGCCATTGCGCCCCGGCATGCCACTGCCCCTCGCCTGCAGCGGCATTCATGCCGCCCGTAGCCGTCTACCATTCGCGCTCGACAAGCAACAAAGCCAGATCTTCAACAGCGCCACTCCTGGAACCCAGGCCCAGACCTGCCGTCGTCGACGACGAATCTCACAGAAAGCTCCGG TACTTCGGCGTCTCCGGGTACATGTTCACGGCCGCCGTCATAGTGGCCCCGTCGTTTTGGCCCGATTGGCAAGACTCGCTCACCACCGCCATTGTGTTCTCCTACACCACGGCGATGATCCTCCTGCTTCTCAAACATTGGGACAATAAGGAAGACCAACCAGCAAGGCCAAGGCGATGCCATGAAATCACATGG GTGCAGATGTTCGTGGTCACCGGGATCATGTTGATCTCCGTGGTGTTGATGGTCTCCATTTTCCCTGCTAAGTGGGGTCACCTGGCCATGATTGTGTTCATCTCCCTGGCGGCCGCCACGTTTAGTTTCTTGCTTCTCAATGTCTGGGATGCGCAACATGAAAGGGAACGGGTACAGGCTGCATCGGCAGGATCTGAAGAAACGTCCATGGATCTGGCCTAG